The following proteins are encoded in a genomic region of Pyrus communis chromosome 11, drPyrComm1.1, whole genome shotgun sequence:
- the LOC137749294 gene encoding protein SPIRAL1-like 2, translated as MGRGRGVSCGGGQSSLGYLFGGGETANANKTPKTTNNTPPSPQNASPVPAPAPVPASSPIDKQLPAGIHSKCTNNYFRVDGQNCGNFITDRPSTKVHSAPGGGSSLGYLFGCGSGN; from the exons atggggCGTGGACGTGGAGTCAGCTGTGGTGGTGGACAAAGCTCTTTGGGGTATTTGTTTGGAGGTGGAGAGACTGCTAATGCTAATAAAACCCCAAAAACTACTAACAACACACCACCATCACCTCAGAATGCTAGCCCAGTTCCTGCTCCAGCTCCAGTTCCTGCTTCATCACCGATCGATAAGCAGCTTCCAGCAGGCATTCACAGCAAGTGTACGAACAATTACTTCCGAGTTGATGGCCAGAACTGCGGAAATTTCATCACG GATCGTCCATCGACCAAGGTTCACTCCGCTCCCGGCGGCGGATCATCCCTTGGCTACTTGTTTGGTTGTGGGAGTGGGAACTGA